In Gaiellales bacterium, a single window of DNA contains:
- a CDS encoding universal stress protein, which produces MSPLLRQHTRIPDAPPVSGSPRTRPVMLATLAVPFDPDCARVAIQAALEGGVKLIVVDAVEVPFWPQSIAMRYADLEEDVDRMAIRRLVEQTVALGLEVEHLRVRSPRPVEALLEVAGERDAALLVLGPDRSRLRPKFFRRVVKRIRKRASCLLWVVGEGP; this is translated from the coding sequence GTGAGCCCGTTGCTGCGCCAGCACACCCGGATCCCGGATGCACCGCCGGTCAGCGGGAGCCCACGCACCAGGCCGGTGATGCTGGCAACGCTCGCGGTGCCGTTCGACCCGGACTGCGCTCGCGTGGCAATCCAGGCGGCGCTCGAAGGCGGGGTCAAGCTGATCGTCGTCGACGCGGTCGAGGTGCCGTTCTGGCCGCAGTCGATTGCGATGCGCTACGCCGACCTCGAGGAGGACGTCGACCGCATGGCGATCCGCCGGCTGGTCGAGCAGACGGTGGCGCTCGGTCTCGAGGTGGAGCACCTGCGCGTGCGAAGCCCCCGGCCGGTGGAGGCGCTGCTCGAGGTGGCCGGCGAGCGCGACGCCGCGCTGCTCGTGCTGGGGCCCGACCGTTCGCGCCTGCGTCCCAAGTTCTTCCGCCGGGTCGTCAAGCGGATCCGGAAGCGGGCCAGCTGCCTGCTCTGGGTGGTGGGCGAAGGCCCGTAG